Proteins from one Homalodisca vitripennis isolate AUS2020 chromosome 3, UT_GWSS_2.1, whole genome shotgun sequence genomic window:
- the LOC124357225 gene encoding serine/threonine-protein phosphatase 4 regulatory subunit 2-like: MENAEEVMQLLEEFSKIKPKEIPPELDDYLGYVAKTGDPVYQWSLIKNLFREKLLSVITDFYESTLTVELPPCPNVEPFNYERMKTSLLERFDTFSSAPFTVQRICELLTNPRKEYNRADKYMRAIEKNILVVSTREPGTGKRCLECDSQSEAVLNGIPEVKLNESDGSLVHVPTDLPYLGAPPASNDVTVETTETNVTVSERVVLDINGESTNKIFKPNNDKQWTSQGPASTAQEQSNSKPETNANVTITIVDKFPEDKDCNISDRPSWSSCYNNSRTASPKNVEGDSSSDTFTQNSESILPDSIDSSQEDAEVQPTVRQENDDVENNSDENEVSSTPVEESTEVPIIQEVEEPADSEAEATNSSILLESESDVNSSNDNEINSSDRVIVQTDESKLIISEVTAKNSDEVDLECNEITGTVVSPFSPPECICAKLRAEEVVQNISINVIEEPEQPETHPDSSNDVCTEIKVPIPVETQQPEISSEADSMSETNEEIGESESKQYFSGSVPDQTNSEIIDENTDQGSSPDLNKITDEEECVVKVSENAVLSSNSQEETMVSGGPCSESKINEIQSTSDHDDMYDQERREESVIHSVSNVIPDSQQQITTIEEISVDPSCEAEEEAMDVDDTSNQMLIGECENAGEPMDQSDQLQS, encoded by the coding sequence ATGGAAAACGCAGAAGAAGTGATGCAGTTATTGGAAGAGTTTTCCAAAATAAAGCCTAAAGAAATACCTCCAGAACTGGATGACTATCTTGGTTATGTTGCGAAAACGGGTGATCCAGTTTACCAGTggtctttaataaaaaatttatttagagaAAAGTTACTTAGTGTGATCACAGACTTTTATGAAAGTACTTTAACTGTAGAGCTACCTCCTTGTCCTAATGTAGAGCCATTTAATTATGAAAGAATGAAAACTAGCTTGCTTGAACGTTTTGACACATTTTCTAGTGCACCTTTTACTGTTCAAAGAATATGTGAACTTTTGACAAACCCTCGAAAAGAATACAATAGAGCTGACAAATATATGAGGGctattgaaaagaatattttagttGTTAGCACACGAGAGCCAGGTACTGGGAAAAGGTGTTTAGAGTGTGATAGTCAATCAGAAGCGGTCTTAAATGGTATTCCAGAAGTGAAATTAAATGAATCGGATGGAAGTTTGGTTCACGTACCTACAGATTTGCCATATCTAGGAGCCCCTCCAGCTTCTAATGATGTAACAGTTGAGACAACAGAAACTAATGTCACAGTAAGTGAAAGAGTAGTGTTAGATATCAATGGAGAATCTACGAACAAAATCTTTAAACCCAATAATGATAAGCAATGGACTAGTCAAGGACCTGCTTCTACTGCTCAAGAACAATCTAACTCTAAGCCAGAAACAAATGCCAATGTCACCATTACTATAGTGGACAAATTCCCAGAAGACAAAGACTGTAATATAAGTGATAGACCTTCTTGGAGTAGCTGTTATAACAACTCTAGAACTGCAAGCCCTAAAAATGTTGAGGGTGACAGTAGTTCCGATACTTTTACACAAAATAGTGAATCAATCCTTCCAGATAGCATAGATTCTTCTCAAGAAGATGCTGAAGTTCAACCCACTGTAAGACAAGAAAATGATGATGTAGAAAATAACAGTGATGAAAATGAAGTCTCGTCAACACCAGTGGAAGAAAGTACGGAAGTTCCAATAATTCAAGAAGTAGAGGAGCCAGCAGATTCAGAAGCGGAAGCCACGAATTCTAGTATTTTATTAGAAAGTGAGTCTGATGTGAATTCTTCAAATGACAATGAAATAAATAGCAGTGACAGGGTAATAGTACAAACGGACGaatcaaaactaataatatcCGAAGTGACTGCAAAAAACTCAGATGAAGTAGATttagaatgtaatgaaattacTGGTACTGTTGTTTCCCCCTTTTCACCACCAGAATGTATATGTGCAAAATTACGGGCAGAAGAAGTGGTTCAGAATATTAGTATAAATGTGATAGAGGAACCTGAACAACCTGAAACTCATCCAGATTCAAGTAATGATGTCTGCACAGAGATTAAAGTCCCTATACCAGTAGAAACACAACAGCCTGAAATAAGCTCAGAAGCAGATTCTATGTCGGAAACAAATGAAGAAATAGGTGAGTCAGagagtaaacaatatttttcaggcAGTGTTCCAGACCAGACGAACAGTGAAATCATAGATGAAAATACTGATCAGGGGTCTTCTCCAGACTTGAATAAAATTACTGATGAGGAGGAATGTGTGGTAAAAGTATCAGAAAATGCAGTCCTTTCATCCAATTCTCAAGAAGAAACAATGGTGAGTGGAGGGCCGTGTTCTGAATCCAAAATTAATGAGATACAAAGCACAAGTGATCATGATGACATGTATGACCAGGAAAGGAGGGAGGAATCTGTGATTCACTCTGTTTCAAATGTTATTCCTGACAGCCAGCAACAAATCACAACAATTGAAGAAATTAGTGTTGATCCCAGTTGCGAAGCAGAAGAAGAAGCAATGGATGTAGATGACACCAGTAACCAGATGTTGATTGGTGAATGTGAGAATGCAGGAGAACCAATGGACCAGTCTGATCAATTGCAGAGTTAG